Genomic segment of Candoia aspera isolate rCanAsp1 chromosome 2, rCanAsp1.hap2, whole genome shotgun sequence:
TCACTCTTCCATGCAGGCAAAAGAAAATCAAActtcccctccccctcaaaaATAGAGAAATGGTTTCTTTAAAGATATCTTCAGACTCTACCATCAAAGCTGGAGTCCAAAGTTGAAGCAGATTCAGATGTTTTATcaacaaaatgttttgaaatttaCCTGGTTTTTCACTAGTTTTCTGTTACGCAACTTCCGTTCAACCCTAATGTGTATTTGggaataattttctttatttctaattattaatttgtataaaaattatttttactataaatatatataagaacAAAACCTGTCATTTCAGAGAGTTAATCGTATTGTTAATTATGTTATTGTTTAATGGGGACatgtaaaatattaaacattGGAAGGCAAGAGCATATAAAGTATAGAAAAGGATATGACTgggttttaaaataataagaatgAATACAACTGCCCCCATAATATAatatttcttgtttttcctttctcccaGAATGATAAAAATAAGATTTTCCATGTATAATCTTGAAGAGGTATCCTAGCATTGtactgagtcttttttttttttttttttgcaacattcAGAAATTTGAATTGTGTAGagatttttaaacaaatgctTAGGGTATGATGCATTATTGGACAAACTTGGGAAATATGTCTTTACATTTGTTGGTGTATCCTTCCTCTgggagcaaaatattttccagCATTCATATCTAATGAAATATGGTCCACTTCTTTGTCCAGAAGTGAGGGGAGTCTATCATGATATGCACCACTCTTTTCTAacttcatttatttcaatttttcacCAGAACAAAGCAAATTTTCCCAAACATTGAATGGAACTCCTGCTTCAAGCACAGCCATTGGTGGGATGGATCCCTTTCACGCTTGTAGTATTCTCCAACAGCTCAAAATGATGTATGATGAAGGGCAGCTGACAGAtattgtggtgcaagtggatcaTGGGAAAACATTTTCCTGTCATCGGAATGTCCTTGCTGCAATCAGTCCTTACTTTAGGTATATAACATTCTGTTTTCAGTTtactatttattttgtaaataatctATTTTTTACTGGTatttacatgtgtgtgtatgggaGAGAACGGGCAACAGATTAATTCATATTCGTTTGAATATGCTGTTTTCTTCTGACATACACACGTGCTGGCATTCTTTTACTTAAAAAGTTAATGTAGGAATTAAAGCTGTTAGAATAGTTTGGCTACTATTGTCTGTTCCATTTCTAGACTTCTGAAGTGATTATTTGCAGGGTCtataattatttttccaaacataTTCTCAAGGCATCTTGGATACTTCTAAGAATTGTGACAACTTGTCGAAGTTGGATCAAATGTATTGTAAATATGAGTATGTTATTTCACATGCTTTATAGTTTTAGACATGTGGCAGCACATTGTATAATGAGTTAAATCACTATTTCCCTTTCCCAGCTTGGAAAGTTAGAAATTACAACTGAATTTTTAAATCTCAAGTATGAGAACAGACTAGATAAGCAAAGAGTAGCATTTAGTGTGTTTAGGTTACTTAGTGCAGCCACAGGAAAGAGTTTCTCAGGTTAATATGATCTTAGTGCCATGTAGTTGGTTGCTCAGTTGCAGAAGTCAGTGTGGAGCATGGGTCGAAAATGTCCTTTCTTCATATCTGATCCAATACACTAATCAGGCCTGTGGGACTTCACGTTATGCCTTCTTCATCCCCATTACTGATGCCAGAAACTGGTGCTTGCAGGCTCTTCCTCTGGAAAAGGCCAGGAATAGCTAAAGCCAATGGGAGTTATGCCTCCTTTGCCAAAGAGAAAAGGGTCAGCCAAAGCAGAGCTCTTGTGCAAATATAACCTTCTTTTAGAACAATCCTTTTAGGATTGTGGGACACCCATAAATACATTCGCAAAAGGTTATTTGCACTATGGGATAGAACATTTTCTCTCTGTCCACCATGCAGTGTAATACTTTAATCAATAGAAAGGACATCTGTGTAAGATCTCCAGCAAACTATTTCCTGAGCCTGTGGTTCCACATGAGTCTCCACATTTCATAGGGTTTCTAACTGAGATTTATGCTAAGATGGGTTAATTTAAATGGataagaaaaattgttattttagattttttgttAATACTACTTTATATTCTTTTGATCAGTGGGAGGATGGAGTAGAGAGTTAACTAACCTTATAATGGGTCCAACTCCCAACATGTTATGCAGATGCCTTTTCTACATGTATGTCAGTGCTGTGGCTTCCAGAAATTGTGCTTGTGTTACTTGGAGAAACTCTCCTCTTTTAAATTAATATCTTCTCCTTTTAGCAATCTGCTTTGGTAGAACACTTCATAGTATGTTCATTCCTAAGCAGTAGTACATATCTTACCCCTATTTACAAAGAATTAGAGCAGTTGTTTTAGGTAAGTCAACAAAAGGTTTAAGCCAGCAAGAATTAATGTACTATTTACTGTCATTCTGGTGCTGGCAGGGGAGAGATGATGAGCTACATTTATATACTGGGTACAGGTTGCGTTAAATGCAGTGTAAGaataataaaatccataaaatctAACCAGTTGCCACCAGCACATACTGATGTGTCAAATGCCTGGGTGATTTTCTTGTGGATGGATGCCTCTTTTTGGTTGATGCCAAATTAATTCTACTAAAACAAGATAAACTATTTCAAATAATGTGATgttgggaattttttaaaagtaaactatCTCCCGCAAGAGCATCTTTTTACAGAGAAGATTAATACAGACGTAATCTGTTTCCATAATTTAATCCCAGTACTTCTGAGTTCAAAGCAATTGGGAGTCtctactggtgtaggctttcatgccaatatctgttgggcagtgttgagtttcagggtttagtgactatGTTCTAGGCGGCAGATttcttctgaagatgccagccgcAGTAGCcggcaaaatgtcaggaaatctgctaTCTAGGccacggtcactaaaccctgaatcCCAACACTGCCCAGCTGGGAGTGTcctcagagaaaggaaaatagCCAAATAGGTTTCTTTCAGGTATCATGGATTACTCTATATTGCCCATCAAAACTTATCCAACCTGTTACAGAATAAATAGCTATGGTGTTTGTTTCAACATCGGTATTATAATCCTATACATATCTCATTAGAAGTGTCTTTGAGCTTAGTGGGACTTAATGTTGGTAAATCATTCTAGGCTTGTGGCTTAATTCTTCAGGGTTAGAAAGCTATTTTCTTGTTCAGGTATTCTGCGTGACTTCTACCAGGCTAAATCTGTGCTTTGTTGTATTAGATAAACCCGTCACTAATAACAACAACTCTGATTATATATGCATTCATGATGCAGCTGTtctgaagttttgttttcagtgtaTGCAACACGCAAGAGAACACTGAATTTATTGCCTCAGGAGCCATGAACATTTTAGTCTGGATTGCTGGGAATAGGTACATAGACAACGCACAGAGGGTAGGCAGTTCTTTCTCAATGGCTGCAAGAGGCGTTTTGATTACCAGTGTTGCAGTCCTTACTTTCGGCAGTAGCACGCATATAAGCCAGTGTTCTGTAACTCTCAGTGTGTAGAAATGTGTTAAAAACTTAATGGTAAAGTCTTAATAAAGTCAGGATTCTGCTGACTGATTTTAAACTATGATGTGTTTCACAAACAAAAATAGATCTGAGTATTAATAACAAAGTTGAAATGACGGTTGGTATGTTAATTGTAGTTTTATTCACTGTATGCATATTTTCTTTTGGCAGATCTATGTTCACTAGTGGCCTTACCGAGAGTACCCAGAAAGAGGTTCGGATTGTTGGTGTTGAAGCCGAGTCCATGCATTTAGTACTGAACTATGCATATACCTCCAGAGTAACACTGACAGAGGCCAATGTCCAAGCTTTGTTCACTGCAGCTAGTATCTTCCAGATCCCTTCTGTTCAGGATCAGTGTGCTAAATACATGATCAGTCATTTGGACCCACAGAACTCCATTGGGGTGTTTATTTTTGCTGATCACTATGGACATCAGGAATTGAAAATCAGATCACAGGATTACATTCGTAAAAAGTTCCTGAGTGTCACCAAAGAACAAGAGTTTCTCCAATTGAAGAAAGACCAACTTGTAAACATACTGGACAGCAACGATTTAAATGTTGACAAAGAAGAACACGTCTATGAGAGCATTGTAAGATGGTTTGAGCATGAGCCCAGTAAAAGAGAAGGCCATTTGCCAGAAATTTTTGCCAAATGCATCCGTGTGCCGCTACTGGATGAAGCATTCATAGAGAAAATTCCTCCCATGTTTGCACAGGCTGTAGCCCAAAACTGTGTACAGAAAGGACAGAGTAGTGCCAATGGCTATACGCAGAGGCTTGGAATGACTGCTTCAGAAATGATCATCTGCTTTGATGCTGCCCACAGACACTCAGGAAAGAAACAAACAGTGCCTTGTTTAGACTCCATTACAGGGAGAGTGTTCAAACTATGCAAACCACCTAATGATTTGAGGGAAGTGGGGATTCTCGTCTCACCTGACAATGACATTTATATTGCTGGAGGGTACAGACCAAGCAGCAGTGAGGTTTCCATAGACCACAAAGCAGAAAGTGATTTTTGGATGTACGATCCTTCCGGCAATAGATGGATCCCTAAAGCTCCGCTGCTTCGTGCCAGGATAGGCTGCAGACTGGTTCATTGCTGCGGTAAACTCTACGCAATAGGTGGTCGGGTTTATGAAGGAGATGGGCGCAACTCCCTGAAATCTGTGGAATGTTATGACGGTCAAGAGAACTGCTGGACAGCTGTCTGTCCAATGCCTGTAGCAATGGAATTTCATAATGCTGTGGAATATAAAGAGAATATCTATGTTTTACAGGGTAAGATGCTTTGTCTGGGGATATGGTGAGAGTTGAAGTTAGCATTGAGAATTGAAGTATTGGAAGGAGAGCGAGATTGATCGCTGCCAGTAGTTTCCCTGCTAATTATACCATACAGAATGGAGGATCTTGTACAGAGCTAAATTATGCCATGGTGCATATCACTTGTTTTTATACCTCATAATACTTTGGCTTGCTGTTGAGGTGGTGTTCTGATacgcaggtagtcctcgcttaaccatcattcatttaacaacggtccgaagttacgatggccttggaaaaagtgctttacatcCTGTActtacacttatgaccatcgcaaacTGTTGCACcactcccacagtcacatgatcacaattagggcacttggcagctggctcgcatTTATATCCAGTTGCGACgtcctgcagtcatatgatcgcattttgtgaccttttttggcCAGTTTCCAGCCAAAAATGTCTGTTGGaggagctggattcacttaacgactgtcgtaaaaatggttgtaaaatcgggtccagtcacatggcgactcacttaacaaccacactgcttaacaaccaattttctggtccctattgtggttatgaagtgaggactacctgtagcctacAATAGGAATCACTTATACTCTGTAGACAGTATGGAAGCTTATAGGGAGAACCACTGACAGAATAGCTGAATGCATTAAAATTGCTCTTTACTTTCAAGGTGTTATGCATAGTTCTGCCTCTGAAAGTGTTATTCCATCATTCatctttttccttccaaatttccTAATGTTTGGACTATTGAAGGTTATACATACATTGTAATTAACGATAAAAAGAGGCAGTTGTTAACTATAGTCAGATTAGTAGGGAAGAAgacaatattttactttttatccaTCTTTTTGATACCAGCAAATCCCAGTACTACTGGCATTTCCACAAGAGGAACTCCATCACAGTCACAActaatcaaaaacaaaacaaaaccacttttAAATTCAGTGTGTGGTTGTGCCAGAAGGAGTGAAGTATGAGCTCTTACAGAAGTTACTATGTTCTCTTAAAACTAAATCATGTATTTTTTGTTACAGCTGTCCTAAACTATGCTGAATTTTTGAAGGGATTCATTAACTGAATAAAGCTTTAgaactgaatttattttaaaaaaatgaaaaaagcaactCAGAGTCCTATTTACCCTAAGAAGCTACTGTATTATAAAATGCCTGTATTGTGCCAACCTGAATAATTTTTGTTGAATTAaggtgttatttattttatttatcaaatttttatcaccgcccatctcccccaggcgggggaccctgggcagttcacagtaacaagaatttaaaattccataaaatcttaaatacagccattaatcaatcagagtaaaatgcagtaaaatccaagccatggcggatctaattcaaaccataagggcataaaactggtccccgcagcactagggaatcagccagccccaagaatggctcttcccctccctattccaggcaaggcagcaaaaccaggtcttcagctgttttttgaagtccaggagggagggggctaacctcacttctgggggaagggtattccaaagggcaggagctgttgcagagaaggcccgcctcctggaccccaccagatggaattctcttgcagatggggtctgcaacatgccctctctgcacgatcgggtggaacgggctgatgtaatggggataagacggtcccttaggtaacctggacccgtgccatgtagggctttaaaggtgataaccaacaccttgaattggacccagaagcatactggcaaccaatgcagctcgcgcagcagaggtgttacgtgtgctgatctcagagcactcatcactgttcgcgtggctgcattttgaaccaactgcagcttccggatactcttcaagggtagccccatgtagagcacattgcagtagtctatctgggagatgaccagggcgtgagtgaccgttcgaagggtctctcgctccaggaagtggcgtaactggcgcacagtGCTGCTCACTAGTCAGTTCTGAGAAATTAACTGTCCAGTGGTTCAAAACCTGCTTTTAGAGTTGAAGTTGTACCACAGGAGAGGGAGACTCAGGCCTGGAAACTTGTAATTGTTAAAAAGAAGCTCAAGTTGAGCTGAACTCCTAATGACTAGATCCATACAGTTTTCTGAGCAGAGGTGTAGAAGTGGCTTGGTCTGCCGTTGTTGttgtcgtcctcctcctcctcctcctcctcctgtcaaaCCAGCAACTCTGGAATTCCCAGGCAGTTGCCTACCCAAGTCCTCACCAGGGCTGCCTCTGTTTACCTTCCGAGAACAGCCTAGATTTGTTGGGTGCTGCCACCGGTTGAGCCTAGATCTGCCTAGATCCATTGAGGCATTTTCAGTGTGACCAACAGCCTTTTGTCTGCCAACTGTGCCTATGTGCTGCCTTTGGCTTCTACCACCATTCATCCAACTTGCTCCCATGTGCATAATTCTTTCTTCCCCTCCATCATCTGATCATGTGGCAGCCCTTTTGTGGGGAATCTGCAACATTTTCTCAAAATGCAAATGTGCTGTCAACCTAAACAACTTCAGGATTCCTGCTTTATGGGCTAACTGTAACTGTATGCTGAGATCCagataatttaatattaaaataattattgagaGAAAGTGGCATCTGCAGTCCTTTCATTTATATTAAAGCTGCTGTTGGAATGGTATCTTAGCCCTTAAAATTCCTATAagtttggcaaaaaaaaaaaatctaacgtGTACATGTTTGGAATGGTCTCTGTGGTtctgttataaatattttaaaatttaagcttaatattattgaaattcctatttttaatagtacttgtattaaaattataattacaataataaaaaactaatacaaacaaaaataggtgcagaaaagaaaaagaaaaaaaaatataaagaaatgacttcccccttcatcacaacaaatataaacatatttataaACATATGATAGTAAATATAACATATgatagtaacttatcaccttctcttaaaacaaatgatctcttcttcccatattttatttatttattttctatcccgcctttattatttttataaataactcaaggtggtgaccataccaaatactccttcctcctattttccccacagcaacaaccctgtgaggtgagttgggctgagaaagagtaactggcccaaagtcacccagctggcttcgtgcccaaggcaggactagaactctcagtctcctggtttctggcccattgccttaaccactagaccaaactggctcttcaagaAAATGGATAAGaatgccatctcttatctatatgcCATCTAATATGCCgtctcttatctataagcaagTCCTTAAAACCTCGTAATTTCAATCCTGATcagtaaaagtccattaagggttaccagagatgacaacatatctattttaactttgatcaaataaaccaactttatattcctttaacttttaacaatcttgatctttagtctcttcaaataatgtcatagaactttatttctttttattttttctttatcccttctgacaaaattcttcaaagatttagcaagcctcttttgtaaatccagtagaggaaaattatccaggtcactcttttggtttattatttgtatttctcttttaattattaagacatcagccattttgttttgtatgtccagtgtagcatctttttccatatcattcttgcagcctgtcatttttaaatccactttcagatcagtctcaatcttgtcaagtaaaacttattcctctttcataacatcttttaaacacaggctatctatagaggcagacactctaaaaattaacttctgggtccattgttcaaaaataccttcaatatgtccagtgttaaaatattttactctatattaataaattaaatttaagtaTACTTTTCCTTTAATTGCAATCTTTAGCTCCTTCTAGTTcactctagtgtccaaccttcaaagcctcatcctatcatgttttttttaaaaagaattcaacacaaaagcattttcccacaggaaggattcttataattaattcaaaagccttatttcaaatttatttggatccttagtccatttgtaactttctaaaatcaaagttttaatcactcttttgctgtttattcctcctccccccaattttttaaaagttcttaaacttgtatttaaaatttcttttgctaaggattgaaggaaactcacccagtattGTAAAACCTGTCAATCTAAAGATTCCCAATAGCTGAAGAGCAGTTAACAAACAAGTTCCAAAAGAAAAGGAGGTATGTGAACGCAGTGTCCTTTTAATggtgccaactgcagtttgagcaagatggctattcccttgtctcccagagctctaaaactgctggagaccactgtcttgtggtctcctcacgagAAGCacctgtctggagcacttgtgggtgatcgaAACTCCTCTCCTTGCTTGGAGAGtaattacaaagagccagtccccttgccagctcttcattccgctTTGGTCGCTGGTGTCTtgagttcgccatttcttccccagaagtgccCTGcatgcagggtttttaaaaaacttatcaGGGGAATGGAAAAGTTGCCCACACTACTTCTGGATTCTGATACAAAGAGTATTAACTCACCACAATCCTAATCTGAATTACCACCATCACCCCATCCCCACACAccaacacacactcatacacacctGCCGTTTGCATGGAAAGAAAATTCCCATTTGGCACCAGTTAATATTGCCTTCAATTGCGAATAGCAGCCAGGACTGATTTCAGATGGAACCATAGTGAAGATAGGAATTCCCCATTTTCATATCATATTCCCAGTTGATCTTGTCCAACACTGTACAAATGtatgcatgtttattttaaaaaacttgctTGAAAACTTGCATGTTTGGGTTACAAACACCTTTACACTAACGTCTGAATCTCTGAAGAGAGGGGAAAGATCATCTTAGAAGCCTGCTTCTACTGGATTCCTTTTCTCCTCACATGGTCATTGCCACTAATTAAGGTGTGGGAAACATTCTAAAATGTTGCCTGTAAACCATGTGATTTGTATcttaaaagatgggatataaaaatTGCAGTAATTGTGATAATAACAGCACTCACTGGGCTTTGATGAAGTCAGTAAACCAAAGGAGATAAAGGCTTACTTCTACAGCTGAACTATTATTTTGTTCTCTGTTACTGGTGCAAAACATTTGAATGCTGTTTGCACTATAAATGGAAAGGTTTCTAGTGAATGCCTTCTGATTCAACCCTCCCCAAATTATTAACCTCCTGATGTGTTGAATT
This window contains:
- the KBTBD8 gene encoding kelch repeat and BTB domain-containing protein 8, with translation MASTGEQSKFSQTLNGTPASSTAIGGMDPFHACSILQQLKMMYDEGQLTDIVVQVDHGKTFSCHRNVLAAISPYFRSMFTSGLTESTQKEVRIVGVEAESMHLVLNYAYTSRVTLTEANVQALFTAASIFQIPSVQDQCAKYMISHLDPQNSIGVFIFADHYGHQELKIRSQDYIRKKFLSVTKEQEFLQLKKDQLVNILDSNDLNVDKEEHVYESIVRWFEHEPSKREGHLPEIFAKCIRVPLLDEAFIEKIPPMFAQAVAQNCVQKGQSSANGYTQRLGMTASEMIICFDAAHRHSGKKQTVPCLDSITGRVFKLCKPPNDLREVGILVSPDNDIYIAGGYRPSSSEVSIDHKAESDFWMYDPSGNRWIPKAPLLRARIGCRLVHCCGKLYAIGGRVYEGDGRNSLKSVECYDGQENCWTAVCPMPVAMEFHNAVEYKENIYVLQGEFFLCYDPQKDYWGFLTPMTVPRIQGLAAVYNNSIYYIAGTCENHQRMFTIEAYDIELNKWTRKKDFPCDQSINPYIKLVVLKNKLHLFVRATQVTVEEHVFRTSRKNSLYQYDEANDQWQKVYETPDKLWDLGRHFECVVAKLYPQCLQKVI